Proteins from a genomic interval of Scomber scombrus chromosome 11, fScoSco1.1, whole genome shotgun sequence:
- the LOC133990199 gene encoding solute carrier family 25 member 36-A-like, whose product MSQRDTLVHLFAGGCGGTVGAILTCPLEVVKTRLQSSSITLYISEVQLNTVNGASVARVAPPGPLHCLKLILEKEGPRSLFRGLGPNLVGVAPSRAIYFAAYSTAKEKLNGVLEPDSTHVHMVSAGLAGFTAITATNPIWLIKTRLQLDSRNRGERRMNAFECVQRVYQMDGLRGFYRGMSASYAGISETVIHFVIYESIKRKLLEAKAQNSMDDEVESVKDASDFVGMMLAAATSKTCATSIAYPHEVIRTRLREEGSKYRSFFQTLITVPREEGYRALYRGLTTHLVRQIPNTAIMMCTYEVVVYLLGR is encoded by the exons ATGAGCCAAAGGGACACACTGGTTCATTTGTTCGCTGGAGG ATGTGGAGGTACAGTTGGTGCTATTTTGACTTGTCCTCTGGAAGTGGTGAAGACCAGACTGCagtcctcctccatcactctctACATCTCTGAAGTCCAGCTCAACACTGTCAACGGAGCAAGTGTGGCCCGCGTAGCCCCACCAGGGCCTCTGCATTGTCTCAA GTTAATCCTTGAGAAAGAGGGACCCCGTTCACTCTTTAGAGGACTGGGACCCAACCTTGTGGGTGTGGCACCTTCCAG GGCGATCTACTTTGCTGCCTATTCAACAGCTAAGGAGAAACTGAATGGCGTGCTGGAGCCAGACTCTACCCATGTGCACATGGTGTCAGCTGGGCTGGCAG GGTTCACCGCCATCACAGCCACCAATCCCATTTGGCTGATCAAGACGCGCCTGCAGCTGGACTCCAG AAACCGGGGAGAGAGACGCATGAATGCGTTTGAGTGTGTGCAGCGGGTGTACCAGATGGACGGTCTGCGTGGTTTCTACAGGGGCATGTCAGCCTCATACGCTGGCATCTCTGAGACTGTTATCCATTTTGTCATCTATGAGAGCATCAAACGGAAACTGTTGGAGGCGAAGGCCCAGAACAGCATGGACGACGAGGTGGAGTCTGTCAAAGACGCCTCTGACTTTGTGGGCATGATGCTCGCAGCAGCCACCTCCAAGACCTGTGCCACCTCCATCGCCTACCCCCATG AGGTGATACGCACACGGCTACGAGAGGAGGGAAGCAAGTACCGCTCGTTCTTCCAAACTCTGATTACAGTACCCAGGGAGGAGGGATACCGAGCGCTGTATCGCGGCCTAACCACCCACCTGGTCAGACAGATCCCCAACACCGCCATCATGATGTGCACCTATGAAGTGGTGGTCTACCTGCTTGGTCGTTAG